A stretch of DNA from Lusitaniella coriacea LEGE 07157:
GCGTGAACCATTACCCAGGCAAAGGATCGAATAGTCTGGATTTACCTCATAATCGTCGATCCGGCGATCGAGTTCGTGTTTTAGTTATCAATAGAAATTGAGCAACGGCAAGAGGGATCGATTTTTGCTACGCTACAACTTCCCCTCTGTTTTTGCACGGTCAATTGCATCCTGAATCAGCAAATATACGAAGTTTGAGATCGATCGCCTCTCGACCTTACACAGCTTTTCTAGCTCTTTTTTCGTTTGTTCGGGCAACACAACGGAAATGCGTTCGCTGTTACTCATTCGCAACAATTCATCGATAGGCGTTCCACCCCATTGTGTCATCGAATCGCGCTGCTGCTGTGGGATGCTCTCTTTTTTTTTGCAGGCTAATGCACACTTTTACATACGAAATGATATTTTATGAGCATGGTCAAAAGCCAGCGCTTCTACCTGGCAAGTGTCAGCACTGGCTTTGGCTCCCTTAGAATATGGAGATACCATTCATTATGACGACTTACGGAAAATCTCTCAAACTGTGAGCTGTTGCACGCCTTTTTCCCTCTCTCTCCACGTTCGGAATGCTGTTGCGCTCTTTGTTTCATCGTTGTTGTGGGTAGGAGTTCTGGTGTTGGTTTTTGAGTACGCGCGATCGCGCTATGCTTGAGATAAATGCGCTCAACTTGATGAAGGAAATGCCCCTCTCAGCGACGAAGGGAAACCGATATGAATCAGAAGCTAAAAAGCATCCTCAACCAACTGAGATCGCACTTCGAGCAAATTTATGGCGATCGCTTGGTCAAGATGGTACTCTTTGGTTCTCAAGCAAGAGGCGATGCCAGACCCGATTCTGATATCGATGTTTTAATCGTTCTCAAGGGAGAAGTCAATCTTTGGCAACACCCTACGCAAGACAACTCAAAAATTGCATAAGTGCGAGGGGCTGAGAAATATAGACTTTTGGTAGCTTAATTTGGAGTTGTTTCCCCGTGTCTAAGTCTTTTGCTCGCGTTCGGAATGCTGTTGCGCTTTTTGCTTTATCGTTGTTGTGGGTAAGTGTTCCGGTGTTGTTTTTTGAGGACGCGCGATCGCGCTATGCTTAAGGTAAATACGCTCAATACAAAGCAGTTAGACAACTATCGAGATATCATCAAGCAGCAACATTCTTATTACAAAAGTCAGTAAATGTTTGAGATCGAATTTACCCAGCAAGCCAAAAACGATCTCCGTTGGTTCAAGAAATATGAACAGAACATTATCGTTGCTGCGATCGGTACTCAGTTG
This window harbors:
- a CDS encoding ribbon-helix-helix domain-containing protein, with translation MTQWGGTPIDELLRMSNSERISVVLPEQTKKELEKLCKVERRSISNFVYLLIQDAIDRAKTEGKL
- a CDS encoding nucleotidyltransferase domain-containing protein, with the translated sequence MNQKLKSILNQLRSHFEQIYGDRLVKMVLFGSQARGDARPDSDIDVLIVLKGEVNLWQHPTQDNSKIA